Proteins from a genomic interval of Gadus macrocephalus chromosome 2, ASM3116895v1:
- the praf2 gene encoding PRA1 family protein 2 produces the protein MQDVQPPPLRTLDDFLLGSARFAIPDFRNLERWNNRIVNNLLYYQTNYFVSALSFLVIPGFFWLFQLVLETTVVVVLFVGFVWAAENHALLRRFRRNHPSFCLLAILLASYIILSLLGSVSIFLFGIVFPILLVVVHASLRLRNLKNKVENKLESIGLKRSPMGLMLEALGQEQEAGS, from the exons ATGCAAGACGTCCAGCCACCACCCCTCCGCACCCTGGATGATTTTCTGCTGGGTTCGGCCCGCTTTGCCATTCCCGATTTCCGTAACTTGGAACGATGGAACAATCGAATAGTCAACAACTTATTGTACTATCAGACTAATTATTTTGTTTCAGCGTTGAGCTTTCTGGTCATTCCTGG CTTTTTCTGGCTCTTCCAATTGGTCCTGGAgacgacggtggtggtggttttgtttgtggGCTTCGTCTGGGCTGCTGAGAACCATGCTCTCCTTCGCCGTTTCCGTAGAAACCACCCTTCGTTTTGCCTTCTAGCCATACTTTTGGCCAGTTACATCATTTTGTCACTGCTGGGGAGTGTGTCTATATTCCTGTTTGGGATAGTCTTCCCTATACtct TGGTGGTGGTCCATGCTTCGCTGCGACTGCGGAACCTAAAGAACAAGGTGGAGAACAAGCTGGAGAGCATTGGCCTGAAGAGGTCCCCCATGGGCCTGATGCTGGAGGCCCTGGGACAGGAGCAGGAGGCAGGCTCATAG
- the LOC132450957 gene encoding endoplasmic reticulum membrane sensor NFE2L1-like, translating to MYLKKYLTEGLIQVAILLSLSGTRVDVGLEPGLLSPLHEMMLGPSAGITQTQYHNLWNHLEDGQPSHPKNVDLDGFTSRRLLGLVRSLDRLQVPNTELEVWLVHREPDMLPGEHHGQPAPLERAHVRLEEDIAGPGLDPGDILRIQGENETGRDVHTEGGELDESPRPLSEWSQGSAWSDRSQQEETHRRVLSDHQMYSNSLDEEEGEMGDGAEEEDQEEEPASRSERERERRDPVSDRESAQNDEEQESLSLQECLRLLEHTFPLTHQPSEEILPTIGGAVDHEYLSAERGPLLSPLIPSEQPHRYLELQWEDLLAIMEPHGLDVSTRFPSYQDGPVQTPLDAAILSNYQSNSNSRNDNQMIYQDVHLMEAALPLGTISLHHPETRLLPLTPSTELDQHNMSLNLSEALENMDVNSSPRTPYHTNLISGDPLDDLNMGVDVENGYTAFDMNPLTQDPEDNLITDNTGLGDPSNFDINFYPNDFTSASLTPQELSGVNPNLPILPLSHLLVDDEEEGDYGLAGPLGDLLEDATILDEMSLLDLALEEGFSPEMGARLEEEGYLVPEQANRNTGPYETVMPDNEEDDGGTSWSRMAQGSSRTLRQESGEKADSDSGLSLDCSFSPASPCGSESSCYSSSSSSSSSSSSGSSEGGLYSEENDQKDEEGEINLDMELEVTIKQEEEEGAVGGYYSSDVNKMVPSSYQEEKLFNGLPWQEHIGHDHSYNQAWPSTPTSVTGKTSKKKSKYSSRQSRTKSYSRSSAEQFVEAELWNRDDRRAQSLKIPFSNELIINLPVDDFNELLANHRLNEQQLNLVRDIRRRGKNKMAAQNCRRRKLGALQGLEVDVSGLRRRRAWLRREKQEALKSLQEMEQRLEGLYQEVMFSLRDEEGRPLDATDYALQFGANGSVTVTPRRQGTLPRGDSKAGKKHRDKK from the exons ATGTATCTGAAGAAGTACTTGACGGAAGGCCTCATCCAGGTCGCCATCCTGCTCAGCCTGTCTGGCACCAGGGTGGAcgtgggactcgaacccggcCTCCTGTCGCCCCTGCATGAGATGATGCTGGGACCAAGCGCAGGGATCACCCAAACCCAGTACCATAACCTGTGGAACCATCTGGAAGACGGCCAGCCCAGCCACCCCAAAAACGTTGACTTGGACGGGTTCACCTCTCGACGGCTGCTTGGCTTGGTTCGCTCGCTCGATAGATTACAG GTGCCAAACACAGAGCTCGAGGTATGGTTGGTTCACAGAGAGCCGGACATGCTGCCAGGGGAACACCATGGCCAGCCCGCCCCACTGGAGAGAGCTCATGTGAGGCTAGAAGAAGACATAGCAGGGCCTGGCCTCGATCCCGGAGACATCCTCAGAATCCAGGGGGAAAATGAGACGGGTAGAGATGTCCACACGGAG GGTGGAGAGTTGGACGAGAGCCCGCGGCCTCTTAGTGAATGGAGCCAGGGCTCGGCGTGGAGCGATCGATCCCAGCAGGAGGAGACGCATCGCCGAGTGCTCTCTGACCATCAGATGTACAGCAACTCCCTggacgaggaggaaggagagatgggcGATGGAGCAgaagaggaggaccaggaggaggaaccTGCCAGTAGAtccgagagggagagggagaggagagatccTGTCAGCGACAGAGAGTCGGCTCAGAATGATGAAGAGCAG GAGTCGCTCTCTCTTCAGGAGTGTTTGAGGTTGTTGGAGCACACGTTTCCCTTAACACATCAG CCATCGGAGGAGATCTTGCCTACGATTGGAGGAGCAGTGGATCATGAGTATCTGTCTGCAGAGAGAGGCCCCCTGCTGTCCCCTCTGATTCCCTCAGAGCAGCCCCACCGGTACCTCGAGCTACAGTGGGAAGACCTGTTGGCAATCATGGAGCCTCAT GGTCTGGATGTTAGCACCCGGTTTCCAAGTTACCAAGATGGGCCAGTTCAGACTCCATTGGATGCTGCCATTTTGAGCAATTACCAAAGCAACTCAAACAGCCGCAATGACAATCAGATGATTTACCAAGATGTTCATCTGATGGAGGCTGCTCTGCCACTAG GCACCATTTCCCTACACCATCCAGAAACACGCCTTCTACCGCTGACCCCAAGCACAGAGTTGGATCAACACAACATGAGTTTAAACCTGAGCGAGGCTTTGGAGAATATGGACGTCAATAGCTCACCTAGAACTCCATACCATACAAATCTGATTTCTGGCGATCCTTTGGATGACCTTAACATGGGCGTCGATGTTGAAAATGGTTACACAGCATTTGACATGAACCCACTCACGCAAGACCCTGAAGATAACTTAATCACTGATAACACTGGTCTAGGAGATCCCAGTAACTTTGACATAAACTTCTATCCCAATGACTTTACCTCGGCCAGCTTGACCCCTCAAGAGCTGAGTGGTGTGAATCCCAATCTGCCAATACTCCCTCTAAGTCATTTATTGGTtgatgatgaggaagaaggTGATTACGGTCTTGCCGGCCCCTTGGGGGATCTTCTTGAGGATGCCACCATCCTGGATGAGATGAGCCTGTTGGATCTGGCTCTAGAGGAAGGCTTCAGTCCGGAGATGGGAGCTCGGCTAGAAGAGGAGGGTTACCTTGTCCCTGAGCAAGCCAATAGGAACACGGGCCCATACGAGACCGTCATGCCCGACAATGAGGAAGACGATGGTGGTACATCATGGTCAAGGATGGCTCAGGGTAGCTCCAGAACACTTCGCCAAG AGAGTGGGGAGAAGGCCGACTCGGATTCTGGACTCTCTCTGGACTGCAGCTTCAGCCCTGCCTCTCCTTGTGGCTCTGAATCCTCCTGCtattcctcctcgtcctcttcttcttcttcttcttcatccggCTCGAGTGAAGGAGGTCTTTATTCTGAGGAGAATGACcagaaggatgaggagggggaaaTTAACCTGGACATGGAGCTGGAAGTGACCATAAagcaggaagaagaggagggggccgTCGGAGGATACTACTCCTCCGATGTGAACAAAATGGTCCCCTCCAGCTATCAAGAAGAAAAGCTCTTCAACGGCCTGCCTTGGCAGGAGCATATCGGCCATGATCACTCCTACAACCAGGCCTGGCCCTCTACCCCCACCTCTGTTACAGGAAAGACTTCCAAGAAAAAATCCAAGTATTCATCCCGACAGAGCAGAACCAAGTCGTATTCCCGGTCCTCCGCTGAACAATTTGTGGAGGCTGAACTATGGAATCGGGACGACCGCAGGGCGCAGTCCTTGAAGATCCCCTTCTCCAACGAGCTGATCATCAACCTGCCGGTGGACGACTTCAACGAGCTCCTGGCCAATCACCGTCTCAACGAGCAGCAGCTGAACTTGGTGAGGGACATACGCCGCCGGGGAAAGAACAAGATGGCTGCCCAGAACTGCAGGAGAAGGAAGCTAGGTGCCCTGCAGGGACTGGAGGTGGATGTGTCCGGGCTGAGGCGGCGGCGTGCGTGGCTGCGCCGGGAGAAGCAGGAAGCGCTGAAGTCTCTGCAGGAGATGGAGCAGAGGCTGGAGGGGCTTTACCAGGAAGTCATGTTCAGCCTGAGAGACGAGGAAGGCAGGCCATTGGACGCCACAGATTATGCTCTTCAGTTTGGAGCCAATGGGAGTGTCACCGTCACCCCACGGCGACAAGGGACATTACCACGAGGTGACAGTAAAGCCGGCAAGAAACACAGAGATAAGAAGTAA